Proteins from a genomic interval of uncultured Methanocorpusculum sp.:
- a CDS encoding acetate--CoA ligase family protein, which yields MTVKATTMLSEADGYDLLRQFNVPAPAFEIVQTPDDAAKAATKIGYPVVMKIVSPQIIHKSDAGGVVVGIKTDAEAKEAFNKIVTSAKAYDASAEIKGVIVEEMAKSGLELIIGGKIDPAFGRVLTFGLGGTLVEFYKDVGIRLLPCSDEDIRSLIHQIKAYTLIRGYRGQAPLDEEFLFQTLKNACDFFEKNENVVEFDINPLRLYEKGGCAVDARVIVQDGPVELPAHYDPAKIVPLDYYKPRSVAVIGASDDPTKMGYAVFRNLLQFPGKVYPVNNKRPEIQGVKCYPTLSDIPGPVDMVAITVPAQLVPGIMSECGLKGVKMAVVITAGFKEMDEDGRALENRMVEIAKNYGIRIVGPNCLGLILPPYKLDTTYVSTSPLPGDIAFISQSGAIVNAVVGISLSEGSEMGYSEVVSVGNQCDLDFLDYMSYAARDPHTKAIILYVEEIKNGVAFMEMAKEITKTKPIVAIKAGSSKRGQAAAASHTGSLSGSFEVYMEAFRKCGVVPVKTLPGAFQVAKALGDLKKPLTGRRAVVITNAGGFAVLSNDYAETWGIEIVDLPKHIIDELNTFLPPFWNKNNPIDLLGDATEARFRGVFDVLCKNEDLWDMAILVNFPNKVLAPDRVAQILIDNAKRTDNLLVGTFVGGDCLKPGVDLLKKNNILVFEELEFTYRALGHLSWTADR from the coding sequence ATGACAGTCAAAGCTACCACAATGCTCTCTGAAGCAGACGGATATGATCTTCTGCGTCAGTTTAATGTACCTGCTCCGGCCTTTGAGATCGTCCAGACTCCGGACGATGCTGCAAAAGCCGCAACAAAAATCGGTTATCCCGTAGTAATGAAAATCGTCTCCCCCCAGATCATCCACAAAAGTGATGCGGGCGGAGTGGTTGTCGGGATCAAAACGGATGCTGAAGCAAAAGAAGCATTCAATAAAATCGTAACCTCTGCAAAAGCCTACGATGCATCGGCAGAGATCAAAGGCGTCATCGTTGAAGAGATGGCAAAATCCGGTCTCGAGCTGATCATCGGCGGTAAAATCGACCCGGCATTCGGCCGTGTTCTTACCTTCGGTCTCGGCGGCACCTTAGTCGAGTTCTATAAAGATGTCGGGATCCGTCTCCTGCCCTGCAGCGACGAGGACATCAGAAGCCTGATCCACCAGATCAAAGCATATACGCTCATCAGAGGATACCGCGGTCAGGCCCCCCTGGATGAGGAGTTCCTCTTCCAGACGCTGAAAAACGCCTGCGACTTCTTCGAGAAAAACGAGAATGTCGTCGAGTTCGATATCAACCCCCTCAGACTCTACGAGAAGGGAGGCTGCGCAGTCGATGCACGCGTCATTGTTCAGGACGGCCCGGTCGAACTTCCGGCACACTACGATCCTGCAAAGATCGTACCGCTGGACTACTACAAGCCAAGAAGCGTCGCAGTTATCGGTGCATCCGACGACCCGACCAAGATGGGATATGCGGTGTTCCGCAACCTTCTCCAGTTCCCGGGCAAAGTCTACCCGGTAAACAACAAACGCCCCGAGATCCAGGGTGTCAAATGTTATCCGACCCTTTCCGATATTCCAGGGCCGGTCGACATGGTCGCCATCACCGTCCCTGCGCAGCTTGTTCCCGGAATCATGAGCGAGTGCGGTCTTAAAGGCGTGAAAATGGCGGTCGTTATCACCGCCGGATTCAAGGAGATGGACGAGGACGGACGTGCGCTTGAAAACCGCATGGTCGAGATCGCCAAGAACTATGGCATCCGTATCGTCGGTCCAAACTGTCTTGGTCTGATCCTGCCGCCGTACAAACTCGATACGACGTATGTGTCTACCTCGCCTCTGCCGGGAGACATCGCGTTCATTTCCCAGTCCGGAGCTATCGTCAACGCAGTAGTGGGTATTTCCCTCTCTGAAGGCTCCGAAATGGGATACTCAGAAGTCGTTTCAGTCGGTAACCAGTGCGATCTGGACTTCCTCGACTATATGAGCTACGCAGCCCGTGATCCGCACACCAAAGCGATCATTCTCTACGTAGAAGAGATCAAAAACGGTGTGGCATTCATGGAGATGGCAAAAGAGATCACCAAAACAAAGCCGATCGTTGCCATCAAAGCCGGATCCTCAAAGAGAGGTCAGGCCGCAGCCGCGTCCCACACCGGTTCCCTTTCCGGTTCGTTCGAGGTCTACATGGAAGCTTTCAGAAAGTGCGGCGTCGTTCCGGTCAAGACCCTTCCGGGCGCATTCCAGGTCGCAAAGGCTCTTGGCGATCTGAAAAAGCCGCTCACAGGCCGTCGTGCGGTCGTAATCACCAATGCCGGTGGATTTGCCGTTCTTTCCAATGACTACGCCGAGACCTGGGGCATCGAGATCGTCGATCTGCCCAAGCACATCATCGATGAGCTGAACACCTTCCTCCCGCCGTTCTGGAACAAGAACAACCCGATCGATCTCCTGGGCGATGCCACCGAGGCACGCTTTAGAGGGGTCTTCGATGTTCTGTGCAAGAACGAGGATCTCTGGGATATGGCAATTCTCGTCAACTTCCCGAACAAAGTTCTGGCACCGGACCGGGTCGCCCAGATCCTGATCGACAACGCAAAGCGCACCGACAATCTGCTTGTTGGAACCTTCGTTGGTGGAGACTGCTTAAAGCCGGGTGTTGACCTCTTGAAGAAGAACAATATCCTGGTCTTCGAGGAGCTTGAGTTCACCTACCGTGCACTCGGCCACCTCAGCTGGACTGCAGATCGCTGA
- a CDS encoding molybdopterin dinucleotide binding domain-containing protein → MEAGKEKEDYMTSCGLIELDQADLLKLGIMRNTNVRVTSKFGSVVVKAILATQGPHPGLGWIPMGPWANMLVDENTYSTGTPTFKGTAVTVEPAEKEQVLSSIDLVLQSCNDA, encoded by the coding sequence ATGGAAGCCGGAAAAGAGAAAGAGGACTACATGACATCCTGCGGGTTAATCGAACTTGACCAGGCCGACTTACTTAAACTGGGTATTATGAGAAATACCAATGTCCGTGTCACCAGTAAATTCGGTAGTGTTGTTGTTAAGGCCATACTCGCAACACAGGGCCCACACCCGGGTCTTGGATGGATCCCGATGGGTCCGTGGGCGAACATGCTCGTGGATGAGAATACCTACTCAACCGGAACCCCGACTTTCAAAGGTACAGCAGTAACCGTTGAACCAGCTGAAAAAGAGCAGGTTCTGAGTTCGATCGATCTTGTATTGCAATCCTGCAATGACGCCTAG
- a CDS encoding formylmethanofuran dehydrogenase subunit C: MNTVTITIKKQPDLYLEADCFTPDALAGKKANEIADLHVFIGKTVEKIGDYFTVSGEAGPTAAETHLVFNGDLTKVKYIGAKMTAGEVVINGNPDMYVGSWMSGGKITVNGSVGHFAATAMSGGELTITGNAGNYLGASYRGDWRGMSNGKITVKGDVGSDCGTFMTGGEIEIGGNVDVHVMTHADGGKVIIHGNAKSRLGGQASRGEIYLFGTVDVMMPGYAPAGETELTVAGTTAVFSVFEGDHGERHPTRKGQPIYAKLYLKK; encoded by the coding sequence ATGAATACAGTAACAATTACCATCAAAAAGCAGCCGGATCTCTATCTGGAAGCAGATTGTTTCACGCCGGACGCACTTGCCGGAAAAAAAGCGAATGAGATAGCAGACCTCCATGTCTTCATCGGTAAAACGGTGGAGAAGATAGGAGACTATTTCACCGTTTCCGGAGAAGCAGGACCAACCGCAGCTGAAACGCATCTTGTCTTCAACGGCGATCTCACCAAAGTGAAATATATCGGTGCAAAAATGACGGCCGGCGAGGTCGTCATCAACGGCAATCCCGATATGTACGTCGGTTCCTGGATGAGCGGCGGAAAAATCACCGTAAACGGAAGCGTAGGTCACTTTGCCGCGACCGCGATGAGCGGCGGCGAACTGACCATCACCGGGAACGCCGGAAACTATCTCGGCGCCTCCTACCGCGGCGACTGGCGGGGAATGAGCAATGGAAAGATCACCGTAAAGGGCGATGTCGGCAGTGACTGCGGAACGTTCATGACCGGCGGTGAGATTGAGATCGGCGGCAATGTCGATGTCCATGTAATGACCCACGCCGACGGCGGAAAGGTCATCATCCACGGCAATGCAAAGAGCAGATTAGGCGGACAGGCATCGAGAGGAGAGATCTATCTTTTCGGAACCGTCGATGTGATGATGCCCGGATACGCTCCGGCCGGCGAAACCGAGCTTACCGTTGCCGGCACAACGGCCGTATTCTCCGTCTTTGAAGGAGATCACGGAGAACGCCACCCGACACGCAAAGGTCAGCCGATCTACGCAAAGCTGTATCTGAAGAAGTGA
- a CDS encoding aldolase, with amino-acid sequence MSDIKVPLDVPLAMRDVYTSNYNLITAGSGRLMLFAGDQKIEHLNDDFFGAGIAEDDADPEHLFRIASKAKVGVLAAQLGLIVRYAEDYPSVPYLVKMNSKSHLVNVSQKDPVSPQLWSVEQIVNIAEESGIKIAGVGYTIYLGSENEADMLAEAAQIINEAHFYGLLSVLWIYPRGKAVGDEKDPHLIAGAAGVAACLGSDFVKVNAPKKDGKTSPELLQEAVRAAGRTKLVCAGGSTNTEEKFLSELYDQIHIGGASGNATGRNIHQKSLDDAVKFCNAIYAITVENKPVSEALALLK; translated from the coding sequence ATGTCCGACATTAAGGTCCCCCTCGACGTCCCCCTGGCCATGCGGGATGTCTATACTTCCAATTATAACCTGATCACTGCAGGATCAGGCCGCCTGATGCTCTTTGCCGGAGATCAGAAAATAGAACACCTCAACGACGATTTCTTCGGTGCAGGGATTGCCGAAGATGATGCAGATCCCGAACACCTCTTCCGCATCGCATCCAAAGCGAAGGTCGGCGTTCTGGCAGCGCAGCTCGGACTTATCGTCCGGTACGCAGAAGACTACCCATCTGTTCCTTATCTTGTTAAGATGAACTCCAAATCGCATCTGGTGAACGTGTCCCAGAAAGACCCGGTCTCCCCGCAGCTTTGGAGCGTTGAGCAGATCGTCAATATCGCAGAAGAGTCGGGAATCAAAATCGCCGGTGTGGGCTATACGATTTATCTCGGCAGCGAAAACGAAGCAGACATGCTTGCCGAGGCGGCACAGATCATCAACGAAGCACATTTCTACGGCCTCCTAAGCGTACTCTGGATCTACCCCAGAGGAAAAGCTGTCGGCGATGAAAAGGATCCCCACCTTATCGCAGGCGCCGCAGGTGTCGCCGCATGTCTCGGCAGTGACTTCGTCAAAGTCAACGCACCCAAAAAAGACGGAAAAACCTCGCCCGAACTCCTTCAGGAGGCAGTTCGCGCTGCAGGCCGCACAAAACTCGTTTGTGCTGGCGGCTCGACAAACACGGAAGAAAAGTTCCTCAGCGAACTCTATGATCAGATCCATATCGGCGGCGCATCAGGAAACGCGACCGGCAGAAACATTCACCAGAAATCCCTTGACGACGCGGTCAAATTCTGCAATGCGATCTATGCCATCACCGTCGAAAACAAACCGGTGAGCGAAGCACTCGCTCTTCTCAAATAA
- a CDS encoding hydrogenase 3 maturation endopeptidase HyCI, producing the protein MSIVLLGIGNPLHADDGAGPRLADMLAGTPGLFAFNCGTAPENFTGVVRKLGPDLLIIADAADMGLVPGSVRIIPPEKIRDTSIGTHTLPLYHLVDFLAEPSRKIVVIGIQPASLDWTENLSEPVWSALNEIKMMIAENNLLKLPVL; encoded by the coding sequence ATGTCGATAGTTCTGCTCGGGATAGGTAATCCGCTTCACGCGGACGACGGAGCGGGACCAAGGCTTGCAGATATGCTTGCAGGAACACCAGGTCTTTTCGCATTCAACTGCGGAACTGCACCGGAGAACTTCACCGGAGTTGTGCGCAAACTTGGTCCTGACCTCCTGATCATCGCAGACGCGGCAGACATGGGCCTTGTGCCGGGATCGGTCAGGATCATCCCGCCGGAAAAAATCCGCGACACTTCGATTGGGACGCATACGCTTCCGCTCTATCACCTGGTCGATTTTTTAGCCGAACCTTCGCGCAAAATCGTCGTCATCGGCATCCAGCCGGCGAGTCTTGACTGGACGGAAAATCTGAGCGAACCGGTTTGGTCGGCATTAAACGAAATCAAAATGATGATTGCCGAAAACAACCTGCTGAAACTGCCTGTTTTGTAA
- a CDS encoding glutamine synthetase family protein, whose translation MNPNDLVQFLKKSPEYFTKDDILRFCEENHVEMVNFRYAGGDGKLKTLNFAVSSKEQLDTLLSEGERVDGSKLFSFIEADSSDLYVIPRYGTAFMDPFAEAPTLNILCSYYNSYGQPLASSPEHILRQAEASFKKHTGMEFKCLGELEYYIISKEETFYHRSNRIGYHESGPFCRFCEMRTEAMLMIARAGGKIKYGHAEAGSFTKDGYYYEQHEIEFLTTSPILAVEQILITKWILRRLSLKYGVEVSFAPKIAIDRSGSGLHIHLLAEKNGENVLIKEGKLSDTAKRMIVGILDISDAATGFGNTVPTSYLRLVPNQNAPTYICWGEQNRSVVVRVPLGWVDSVDMVADANFGLKRRSEKSSKQTLEFRVADGSACIYETIACLICGAIHGLGMNGSLTKADELYASRNIFNEECTSFLKTLRRLPISCTESADALISKRKLLERNDIFPPGVIDDQAAKLKAYNDSCLSERLRRDEILFTECAEQYLHIN comes from the coding sequence ATGAACCCAAACGACTTAGTGCAGTTTCTGAAAAAAAGTCCTGAGTATTTCACAAAAGATGACATCCTCCGTTTTTGCGAAGAAAACCATGTTGAGATGGTTAACTTCCGCTATGCCGGCGGCGACGGGAAACTCAAAACCCTGAACTTCGCCGTCTCGTCAAAGGAGCAGCTCGACACGCTCCTCTCCGAAGGCGAACGGGTCGACGGCAGCAAACTTTTCTCTTTTATCGAGGCAGACAGTTCCGATCTCTACGTCATTCCAAGATACGGGACGGCGTTCATGGATCCTTTTGCTGAGGCCCCGACATTAAACATCCTCTGTTCCTATTACAATAGTTACGGCCAGCCGCTTGCCTCCTCGCCGGAACACATCCTTCGCCAGGCGGAAGCATCGTTCAAAAAACACACCGGGATGGAGTTCAAATGCCTCGGCGAACTTGAATACTATATCATCTCCAAAGAGGAGACCTTCTATCACCGAAGCAACAGGATCGGGTATCATGAATCGGGGCCCTTCTGCAGATTCTGCGAGATGCGGACCGAAGCCATGCTTATGATCGCCCGTGCCGGCGGGAAGATCAAATACGGCCATGCCGAAGCGGGTTCTTTCACGAAAGACGGATATTATTACGAGCAGCACGAGATCGAGTTCCTGACAACAAGCCCGATCCTCGCCGTCGAACAGATCCTCATCACAAAATGGATCTTGAGAAGACTCAGCTTGAAGTACGGGGTCGAGGTCTCGTTTGCGCCGAAGATCGCCATCGACAGATCGGGTTCGGGTCTGCATATCCACCTCCTCGCAGAGAAAAACGGCGAAAACGTACTGATCAAAGAGGGAAAACTTTCCGACACGGCAAAGCGGATGATCGTCGGGATTCTGGACATCAGCGATGCGGCCACCGGATTTGGGAACACCGTGCCTACTTCTTATCTGAGACTTGTGCCGAATCAGAACGCACCGACCTACATCTGCTGGGGAGAACAGAACCGGTCGGTCGTTGTGCGGGTGCCGCTTGGGTGGGTCGACTCCGTCGATATGGTGGCCGATGCAAACTTCGGTCTCAAGAGAAGATCTGAAAAATCCTCCAAACAGACGCTGGAATTCCGGGTCGCCGACGGTTCGGCCTGCATTTACGAAACGATCGCCTGTTTGATCTGCGGAGCGATCCACGGTCTCGGCATGAACGGCTCTCTCACCAAAGCAGACGAACTCTATGCATCGAGAAATATCTTCAACGAGGAGTGCACGTCGTTCCTTAAGACTCTGCGCCGCCTGCCGATCAGCTGCACAGAATCGGCCGATGCGCTGATTTCCAAACGAAAACTGCTCGAAAGAAACGATATCTTCCCACCGGGAGTCATCGACGACCAGGCAGCAAAACTGAAAGCGTATAATGACAGTTGTCTTTCCGAAAGACTTCGCAGGGATGAGATCCTCTTCACGGAATGTGCGGAGCAGTATCTCCACATCAACTGA
- a CDS encoding formylmethanofuran dehydrogenase subunit B gives MSKRLTDIICPFCGTLCDDIQIDVSDDGKQILEVYNACAIGTEKFLHVQSPDRITSPRMKQEDGSWKDISYDEAAKYTAKILCDAKKPLMYGWSSTSCEAQSTGHMIAEQVGGVLDNTATVCHGSTLIAMQDVGIPSCTLGEVKNRADRIIFWGCNPAHAHPRHMSRYSIYSRGYFTGKGSKSRKIVVVDPRPTDSASLADEYIQVEQGRDYELLDAFRAALKGAPLPEMIAGVSRDKIYETVEMLKKGRFVVIFFGMGVTHSLGKNHNIDIAITLTADLNNYTKASIIAMRGHYNVTGSGQVLGWQFGFPFCVDLSRGFARYNPGETSSNDLLMRGEVDGCLVIGSDPGSHFPIGSVKKIHAMPTVCIDPHMTPTAAVSKCHVPVALVGIEVGGSCYRMDNVPIDSRKVVDPPAGMLTDAEFLDLVLKEVNQIKGAS, from the coding sequence ATGAGTAAAAGATTAACTGATATTATCTGCCCATTCTGCGGTACTCTTTGTGACGATATTCAAATTGACGTCAGCGATGACGGCAAACAGATTCTTGAAGTGTACAATGCATGTGCAATTGGAACCGAGAAATTCCTTCATGTCCAGTCGCCTGACCGGATCACCAGCCCGCGTATGAAGCAGGAAGACGGCTCCTGGAAAGACATCTCCTATGATGAAGCAGCAAAGTATACCGCAAAGATTCTGTGCGATGCAAAAAAACCGCTGATGTACGGCTGGTCGTCCACGTCCTGCGAAGCCCAGTCGACCGGGCACATGATTGCAGAACAGGTCGGCGGTGTCCTCGACAACACGGCAACCGTCTGTCACGGATCGACACTCATCGCAATGCAGGATGTCGGTATTCCCTCCTGTACGCTTGGTGAAGTGAAAAACCGTGCTGACAGAATCATCTTCTGGGGATGCAACCCGGCACACGCCCACCCGCGCCACATGTCCCGGTATTCGATCTATTCACGTGGATATTTCACCGGAAAAGGTTCGAAGAGCAGAAAAATTGTCGTCGTGGACCCCCGTCCGACCGACAGTGCATCCCTTGCCGATGAGTATATCCAGGTTGAACAGGGACGCGACTACGAACTTCTCGATGCGTTCCGTGCAGCACTCAAAGGTGCCCCCCTGCCGGAAATGATCGCCGGAGTCTCCAGAGATAAAATCTATGAGACCGTCGAAATGCTGAAGAAAGGAAGATTCGTCGTTATTTTCTTCGGTATGGGCGTTACCCACTCACTTGGGAAAAACCATAACATCGATATCGCCATTACCCTGACCGCAGATCTGAACAACTATACGAAAGCAAGCATCATTGCCATGCGTGGACACTATAATGTCACCGGATCCGGTCAGGTTCTCGGCTGGCAGTTCGGGTTCCCGTTCTGTGTCGACCTTTCACGCGGTTTCGCCAGATATAATCCGGGAGAAACAAGTTCCAACGATCTTCTGATGCGCGGCGAAGTTGACGGATGCCTCGTTATCGGCAGTGATCCGGGATCGCATTTCCCGATCGGATCGGTGAAAAAGATCCACGCCATGCCAACCGTATGTATTGACCCCCACATGACACCGACCGCTGCGGTCTCCAAGTGTCATGTTCCGGTCGCATTAGTCGGTATCGAAGTCGGCGGATCCTGTTACCGTATGGACAACGTGCCGATCGACTCCCGCAAAGTTGTCGATCCGCCGGCAGGAATGCTTACGGATGCCGAATTCCTCGATCTCGTTCTCAAAGAAGTAAACCAGATTAAGGGAGCTTCCTAA
- a CDS encoding formylmethanofuran dehydrogenase subunit A → MTSIHIKNGFVVDPTQGIHGEKKDVFIEDGKIVKSLSKAEKTIDASGMVVMAGGVDIHSHVAGAKVNVGRNFRPEDKMQSAYEPYRGIRHMSGGTSVPTVFKTAYAYADMGYTTVIEAAMPPLYARHTHEELRDTPILDEAALPMFGNNWFILDYLKRGEIENAAAYAAWLLHSTKGYGIKCVNPGGTEAWAWGLNCLTIDDPVPYFDITPKQIVRGLMEVNEYLHLPHSLHLHSNNLGNPGNYTTTLDTLKLSEGIKPNNNFNRDQVLHHTHIQFHSYGGTTWADFESKGKEVMDYINNNPAVTCDIGFVTLDETTTMTGDGPFEYHLNKLNHLKWANTDVELECGSGIVPYVYSKDVYVCGVQWSIGLEMALLAKDHMRCHLTTDHPNAGPFWRYPRVMKWLMSEKARNDVFASMKNEDKVRDRSTLGSIDRELTLYEIAQMTRAGTAKALGLSSSIGGLAPGMQADVVVYPYNPETESDPEMIEWAFSHAKYLIKSGEVILNDGELVSNGNKKTYWVDVTTKPNRQVERDIDRTFVKYYTVTKNNYEVTEHEFMKNPCAVKIDAIQ, encoded by the coding sequence ATGACCTCGATACACATCAAAAACGGATTCGTCGTTGACCCGACACAGGGCATCCACGGAGAAAAAAAGGATGTCTTCATTGAGGACGGAAAAATCGTCAAAAGTCTTTCGAAGGCTGAAAAAACCATCGATGCATCCGGCATGGTGGTTATGGCCGGCGGTGTCGATATCCACTCACACGTAGCCGGAGCCAAAGTCAACGTCGGCAGGAACTTCCGTCCGGAAGACAAAATGCAGTCGGCCTACGAACCGTACCGCGGCATTCGTCACATGTCCGGCGGAACATCGGTGCCGACCGTCTTCAAAACAGCCTACGCATATGCCGACATGGGATATACGACCGTAATTGAAGCGGCAATGCCGCCACTTTATGCACGTCACACCCATGAAGAACTCCGCGACACCCCGATTCTCGATGAAGCAGCCCTTCCAATGTTTGGAAACAACTGGTTCATTCTCGATTATCTCAAACGTGGCGAGATCGAAAACGCAGCCGCCTACGCTGCCTGGCTTCTTCATTCGACCAAGGGTTACGGTATTAAATGCGTGAACCCCGGAGGAACGGAAGCCTGGGCATGGGGATTAAACTGCCTCACTATCGATGACCCGGTCCCGTACTTCGACATCACGCCCAAACAGATCGTCAGGGGCCTTATGGAAGTCAACGAGTATCTGCATCTTCCCCACTCACTGCATCTCCATTCCAACAATCTCGGAAATCCTGGCAACTACACAACCACGCTCGACACACTGAAGCTCAGTGAAGGCATCAAACCGAACAACAACTTCAACAGAGACCAGGTACTGCACCACACCCATATCCAGTTCCACTCCTACGGCGGAACGACCTGGGCCGACTTCGAGTCGAAAGGCAAAGAAGTCATGGACTATATCAACAACAACCCCGCCGTCACCTGCGATATCGGATTCGTTACTTTGGATGAGACGACAACCATGACCGGCGACGGTCCGTTCGAGTACCACCTGAACAAACTCAACCACCTGAAGTGGGCAAACACCGATGTCGAACTGGAATGCGGATCAGGTATTGTCCCGTATGTGTACAGTAAAGACGTGTATGTCTGCGGTGTCCAGTGGTCGATCGGTCTCGAGATGGCTCTGCTTGCAAAAGATCACATGCGCTGCCACCTGACGACGGACCACCCGAATGCAGGACCCTTCTGGAGATACCCGAGAGTTATGAAATGGCTCATGAGCGAGAAAGCGAGAAACGATGTCTTCGCCTCGATGAAGAACGAAGACAAGGTCCGCGACCGGTCAACGCTCGGTTCGATCGACCGCGAACTGACGCTCTACGAAATCGCACAGATGACCAGAGCGGGAACGGCAAAGGCGCTGGGTCTCAGCTCGTCTATTGGCGGTTTAGCTCCCGGAATGCAGGCCGATGTTGTCGTGTATCCCTACAACCCGGAGACCGAATCCGATCCGGAAATGATCGAATGGGCATTCTCCCATGCAAAATACCTGATAAAATCGGGTGAAGTCATTCTCAACGACGGAGAGCTGGTAAGCAACGGTAATAAGAAGACCTACTGGGTCGATGTGACGACCAAACCCAACCGGCAGGTTGAGCGCGACATTGATCGGACGTTTGTTAAGTATTACACCGTTACGAAGAACAACTACGAAGTCACTGAACATGAATTCATGAAAAATCCGTGCGCCGTGAAAATCGATGCGATACAATAA
- a CDS encoding sodium:solute symporter family protein, translated as MALAEGSTFITIALIAVYFVVLLGIGVWASKKIKSTEDYMLAGRNLGFWLFTLLIVCSICSGMTLVGTSGFGFASGWPGIWEQLFVPLSAAFCIIFFGSKLNKIGRKSGCMTIVDYFALRYENTRELRTLSAIASIAVSLVYLVGQYTAISIVLIWAFGLEHWMALLIAGIIITAYTVIGGLYAVSWTGLVQGLILIFGVILVAPFILTYAGGLEHINTVLATIDPNLVMPWFPSGSTEAYAYCTPEYLFSFGVLLIVGLACAPHVLSNVFAAKKTSYFKWAPLVAFSIYLVIMLLIKICGMAVRSMQADGLLTGVVPEGGRVADFALMYGIQAASPSILITGLFAVIVLSAVMSTTDRLMLTVGTTFSWDIFKTMLKPKASERQVVLVSQICVLLAAVISLILAINPPEMLAFLIWLGIGLMLSAFAVPMIAGLYWRRATAAGAIASMLIGLITCLAFGAYYNFIDKLPMHFSIYSLLCSIAAMVIVSLLTKKNSEKALDLTYTGMYLHPKDEPHSATEQSKE; from the coding sequence ATGGCACTGGCTGAAGGAAGCACATTTATTACGATCGCGCTCATCGCTGTCTACTTTGTAGTTTTACTCGGTATAGGCGTCTGGGCATCGAAGAAGATCAAAAGCACAGAGGATTATATGCTGGCCGGCAGAAACCTCGGGTTCTGGCTCTTTACCCTCCTGATCGTCTGTTCGATCTGCAGTGGTATGACGCTTGTTGGAACCAGCGGGTTTGGGTTTGCGTCAGGCTGGCCGGGCATATGGGAGCAGCTCTTCGTTCCTCTGTCAGCAGCATTTTGTATCATCTTCTTTGGTTCAAAACTCAATAAGATCGGCAGAAAAAGCGGGTGCATGACCATTGTGGATTATTTTGCACTCAGATATGAAAATACACGGGAACTTCGCACACTTTCTGCAATCGCAAGCATTGCAGTTTCACTGGTATATCTCGTCGGGCAGTACACCGCCATCAGTATCGTTTTGATCTGGGCGTTCGGGCTCGAACACTGGATGGCTCTCCTGATTGCAGGAATTATCATCACCGCATATACAGTTATCGGCGGCCTGTATGCCGTCTCATGGACAGGACTTGTTCAGGGTCTGATTCTTATCTTCGGCGTGATTCTCGTAGCACCGTTTATCCTGACGTATGCAGGCGGTCTCGAGCATATTAACACGGTTCTCGCAACGATCGACCCGAATCTGGTTATGCCATGGTTCCCGTCGGGAAGTACGGAAGCATATGCCTACTGCACGCCTGAGTATCTGTTCTCGTTTGGCGTGCTGTTGATCGTGGGTCTCGCCTGTGCACCGCACGTTCTCTCGAACGTGTTCGCTGCGAAGAAAACGTCCTACTTCAAGTGGGCGCCGCTGGTGGCATTCTCGATTTACCTCGTGATCATGCTTTTGATCAAGATCTGCGGAATGGCGGTCAGATCAATGCAGGCTGACGGTCTTCTCACCGGCGTTGTGCCGGAAGGCGGACGGGTCGCGGACTTTGCCCTGATGTATGGTATTCAGGCGGCAAGTCCGAGTATCCTGATCACGGGTCTGTTTGCGGTGATCGTTCTCTCGGCAGTTATGTCAACGACTGACAGGCTTATGCTGACTGTCGGCACAACCTTCTCCTGGGATATCTTCAAGACGATGCTTAAGCCGAAGGCAAGCGAACGTCAGGTCGTTCTCGTGAGTCAGATCTGCGTTCTTCTCGCGGCAGTTATCTCGCTGATTCTTGCAATCAACCCGCCGGAGATGCTCGCATTCCTGATCTGGCTCGGTATCGGTCTGATGCTCAGCGCTTTCGCCGTTCCTATGATCGCCGGTCTCTACTGGAGACGGGCAACCGCAGCGGGCGCGATCGCGAGTATGCTGATCGGTCTTATCACCTGTCTTGCGTTCGGTGCTTACTACAACTTCATTGATAAGCTGCCGATGCACTTCTCGATCTATTCACTGCTCTGTTCGATCGCCGCGATGGTCATCGTCAGTCTGCTTACGAAGAAGAACTCCGAGAAGGCACTCGATCTGACCTACACCGGTATGTATCTCCATCCAAAGGATGAACCACACTCTGCGACTGAACAGTCAAAAGAGTAA